The following proteins are co-located in the Peromyscus maniculatus bairdii isolate BWxNUB_F1_BW_parent chromosome 23, HU_Pman_BW_mat_3.1, whole genome shotgun sequence genome:
- the Srsf9 gene encoding serine/arginine-rich splicing factor 9: protein MSGWADERGGEGDGRIYVGNLPTDVREKDLEDLFYKYGRIREIEIKNRHGLVPFAFVRFEDPRDAEDAIYGRNGYDYGQCRLRVEFPRTFGGRGGWPRGARNGPPTRRSDFRVLVSGLPPSGSWQDLKDHMREAGDVCYADVQKDGMGMVEYLRKEDMEYALRKLDDTKFRSHEGETSYIRVYPERSTSYGYSRSRSGSRGRDSPYQSRGSPHYFPPFRPY, encoded by the exons ATGTCGGGCTGGGCGGACGAGCGCGGCGGCGAGGGCGACGGCCGCATCTACGTGGGGAACCTTCCGACCGACGTGCGGGAGAAGGACCTGGAGGACCTGTTTTACAAGTACGGCCGCATCCGCGAGATCGAGATCAAGAACCGGCACGGCCTCGTGCCCTTCGCCTTCGTGCGCTTCGAGGACCCGCG AGATGCTGAGGATGCAATTTATGGAAGAAATGGTTACGATTATGGCCAGTGTCGACTTCGTGTGGAATTCCCCAGGACTTTCGGAGGTCGGGGTGGGTGGCCCCGTGGTGCAAGGAATGGGCCTCCTACAAGACGATCTGACTTCCGAGTTCTTGTTTCAG GACTTCCTCCATCAGGCAGCTGGCAGGACCTGAAAGATCACATGCGCGAAGCTGGGGATGTCTGTTATGCAGATGTACAAAAGGATGGAATGGGGATGGTTGAATATCTGAGAAAAGAAGACATGGAATACGCTCTGCGTAAACTGGATGACACAAAATTCCGCTCTCATGAG GGTGAAACTTCCTACATCCGAGTCTATCCTGAGAGAAGCACCAGCTACGGCTACTCCCGGTCCCGGTCCGGGTCCAGGGGCCGTGACTCTCCGTACCAAAGTCGGGGCTCTCCACACTACTTCCCTCCTTTCAGGCCTTACTGA